Proteins co-encoded in one Flavobacteriales bacterium genomic window:
- a CDS encoding polymer-forming cytoskeletal protein produces the protein MFSSKEKTMAKPQENTGVVNLIGVGTTIVGEVTSSGDIRVDGTLSGSINTKGKVVIGSTGMVEGNVNASNADVSGELKGSISVSELLALKSTAKLDGDIVTNKLAIEPGASFTGSCSMGAVIKDINHAGKQEKQEKTA, from the coding sequence ATGTTTTCATCAAAAGAAAAAACCATGGCAAAACCACAAGAAAACACAGGCGTAGTAAACTTAATAGGTGTAGGAACAACTATTGTAGGTGAAGTAACTTCATCTGGCGATATACGTGTTGACGGCACACTTTCAGGTTCAATAAACACGAAAGGAAAAGTTGTTATTGGCTCTACTGGAATGGTAGAGGGTAACGTAAACGCTTCTAACGCTGATGTTTCGGGTGAGTTGAAAGGCTCTATTTCTGTTTCAGAGCTTTTAGCCTTAAAATCGACAGCAAAGCTAGATGGCGATATCGTAACTAACAAATTAGCAATTGAGCCAGGAGCTTCCTTTACGGGTTCTTGTAGTATGGGCGCAGTTATAAAAGACATCAACCATGCTGGAAAACAAGAAAAACAAGAAAAAACAGCCTAA